The nucleotide window GCCTCGCCCCGCACGACGCGGCGGATGTTGCCCTCACGCAGCAGTTCGAACACCACGATGGGCAGGCCGTTGTCCATGCACAGCGAGATGGCCGTGGCGTCCATGACCCCGAGACCCTGGTTGAGCACCGACAGGAAGTCGATCTCCTCGTAGCGGGTGGCGTCGGGGTTGCGCTTCGGGTCGCTGTCGTAGACGCCGTCGACCCCGGTGCCCTTCAGGATCGCCTCGGCATCGATCTCGAGTGCGCGCTGAGCGGCGGTGGTGTCGGTCGTGAAATACGGCGCACCGAGGCCCGCGGCGAAGATCACGACCAGCCCCTTCTCGAGGTGGCGGACCGCGCGGCGACGGATGTAGGGCTCGGCGACCTCCTGCATGGCGATCGCGGTCTGCACGCGGGTGTCGACGCCTTCCTTTTCCAGGGCGTCCTGCAACGCGAGGGCGTTGATCACCGTGGCGAGCATGCCCATGTGGTCGGCCTGCGAGCGGTCCATGCCGGTCGCCGAGGGCGAGTTGCCGCGGAAGATGTTCCCACCGCCGACGACGATGCCGATCTCGGTGCCGTCCGACGCCTGCAGTTCGGCGATCTCGCGCGCGACCTGCCGCACGATCGTCGGGTCGATACCGCCCTTGACCTCGGGGTCGGAGAACGCCTCACCGGACAGCTTCAGGAGCACGCGGCGGAAGGGGGTGCGGCTGGTCACGAAGGGCTCCCGGTGGGGCGGTACTCGGCCGGGGCGAGAGCCTAGCGACCCCCGCCGATGCCCCCTCACCCCCGCGCGCCCCCACCCGCATCCCCCACATTCGTGCACCGGCACGAACGTGGACCCGCCCGCGCCCCGCCGGCTGACCGCCCCGGTTCACCTTTCGGTTCCCGGCACGAACGTGGACCCGCCCGCTCTCCTCCGCTTGGCCGCCCCGGTTCACTTTCGGTTCCCGGCACGAACGTGGACCCGCCCGCGCCCCGCCGGCTGGCCGCTCCGGTTCACTTTCGTGTCCCGAGACGAAAGATGCGTCGGTCGAGGACGGCGACGCCCCCGGCCGGGGCCGGGGGCGTCGTGGTCGTGCCGTGGCGCGCGACGAGGCGGGCACGCGCGCCCAGGTGGTGCGAGCGGTCAGGCGCCGACTTCGTAGCGGGCGAAGCGGGCGACCTCGATCTTCTCGCCCAGGATGCCCTGGACGTCGATGATCTTCTGCGCGACGGTCTTGTCGGGGTCGAGCACGAAGGGCTGGTTGAGCAGGACCCAGTCCTCGTAGACCTTCTTGACCTTGCCCTCGACGATGCGGTCGATGATGTTCTCGGGCTTGCCCTGCTCGATGGCTTCCTTACGGGCGAACTCCTTCTCCTTCTCGAGGAGGGCCGGGTCCACCTGGTCCTCGCGGACCACCATCGGCTTGACCGCCGCGATGTGCATCGCGAGGTCCTTCGCCAGCTTCTGGAACTGCTCGTTCTTGGCCACGAAGTCGGTCTCGCACGACAACTGCAGCATCACGCCGACCTTCGGCGGCATGCCGGGGGTCGGGGTGTGCAGGTAGGCGTGGACGAAGCCCTCGGACGCGGTGCGCTCGGCGGCGCGGGCGTCCATCTTCGCACCGGTGCGCTCGCGCACCAGTTCGGCGGCCTTGTCGAAGTCGCCGTCGGCGTCGTCGAGCGCCTTCTTGCAGGCCATCATCGGCGCGTTGGTCAGTTCACGCAGCTTCTTGACGTCAGCAGCGGTCACGGCCACGGTGATCCTCCTCGTGGAGCGTCGGTCGCGCCGGGCGGGGCGGACCGGAATGGGAACGGGTCTTCGACGCGCCGGTGTCCGCACCCGAAACGGATGCGGTCACCGGCAGGTTCGGCTCAGGCCTCGGACGGCGCGTCGGCGGCGGCAGCCTCCGACGGGGCGGCATCGGCGGGGGCCGCCTCGGCAGGCGCTTCGGCCGGGGCATCGCCGCCGCTGGCCTTGGTCGCCTGCTCCTGTGCCTGCTGACGCTCGAGCTCGATCTCCCACTCGGCCTTGGGCTCGGAGACGTCGAGTCCACCACCGGCGGACGCGGCCGCCTGCATGGCCTGCACGCGCAGTTCCTCGTCGGGCGAGCGTGATGCGCGGAGCAGCAGCCCGTCGGCGCAGGCGTCGGCGATGATGCGGGTCAGCAGCGCCGAGCTGCGGATCGCGTCGTCGTTGCCCGGGATCGGGTACTGGACCATGTCGGGGTCGCAGTTGGTGTCGAGGATGCCGATGACCGGGATCTTGAGGCGGTTGGCCTCCTTGACCGCGATCTCTTCGATGACGGTGTCCACGACCCAGATGGCGTCGGGCAGCTTGCCCATCTCGCGGATGCCGCCGAGGTTGGTCTGCAGCTTCTCGTGCTCACGGTTGAGCTGCAGGACCTCCTTCTTGGGCAGCAGTTCGAAGGTGCCCGAGGACTCCATGGCCTCGAGTTCCTTGAGCCGGGCGACACGGCCCTTGATGGTCTGGAAGTTGGTGAGCATGCCGCCCATCCAGCGTTCCGTGACGTAGGGCATGCCGACGCGGTTGGCCTGCCACTCGATGGTTTCCTGGGCCTGCTTCTTGGTGCCCACGAACATCACGGTCCCACCCTTGGCGACGAGGTCGCGCGTGAAGGTGTAGGCCCGCTCGATGTAGCCAACGGTCTGGCGCAGGTCGATGACGTAGATGCCGCTGCGCTCGCCGTAGATGAAGCGACGCATCTTGGGGTTCCAGCGCCGGGTCTGGTGTCCGAAGTGGACACCGGCCTCGAGCAGCTGGCGCATGGTGACGACGGCCACGAAGAGTCCTCTCTCGGATTCGGTTCGGCCTCCGCTCGCGTCGTCCGGGACCGACGTCGGCGCGTGGGCGCCACGGCGGCGAACGGATCTCGACCCACCCCTGTCGAAGCAGGGGCACCGGGGTCGCCCGTCGGCGAGCGTGTGGATTCTCGGGAACAAACGAAACGGCGGATCCACCGCGAGGTGGACCCGCACGCGCAGAGCGTACCCGCTGCGGACCGGAGGCGTCCACCGGCGCAGCTCAGCGACCCGGCACGGTCGGTGGCGTCGCGCGATTGCCAAGCACGCGTCGCGCCAGGCCGACGGCATCGTGCAGCTGCAGACCGTGGCCCGCGACCTGCAGGAGTGTGCCCGTTGCCCACCCGTTGAGGATCGGCAGGTGCCCCGGGCTCTCCGGAACCTCGTCGCCCGCCAGGAAGCGGTAGGTCACCTCGCGGACGGCCTGCGTGTCGAGCACGCCGGAGTGGTGGCCGGGCAGCACCCGGTGTGGCT belongs to Egicoccus sp. AB-alg6-2 and includes:
- the pyrH gene encoding UMP kinase, whose protein sequence is MTSRTPFRRVLLKLSGEAFSDPEVKGGIDPTIVRQVAREIAELQASDGTEIGIVVGGGNIFRGNSPSATGMDRSQADHMGMLATVINALALQDALEKEGVDTRVQTAIAMQEVAEPYIRRRAVRHLEKGLVVIFAAGLGAPYFTTDTTAAQRALEIDAEAILKGTGVDGVYDSDPKRNPDATRYEEIDFLSVLNQGLGVMDATAISLCMDNGLPIVVFELLREGNIRRVVRGEAVGTLVTADKNLAD
- a CDS encoding translation elongation factor Ts, whose amino-acid sequence is MAVTAADVKKLRELTNAPMMACKKALDDADGDFDKAAELVRERTGAKMDARAAERTASEGFVHAYLHTPTPGMPPKVGVMLQLSCETDFVAKNEQFQKLAKDLAMHIAAVKPMVVREDQVDPALLEKEKEFARKEAIEQGKPENIIDRIVEGKVKKVYEDWVLLNQPFVLDPDKTVAQKIIDVQGILGEKIEVARFARYEVGA
- the rpsB gene encoding 30S ribosomal protein S2 yields the protein MAVVTMRQLLEAGVHFGHQTRRWNPKMRRFIYGERSGIYVIDLRQTVGYIERAYTFTRDLVAKGGTVMFVGTKKQAQETIEWQANRVGMPYVTERWMGGMLTNFQTIKGRVARLKELEAMESSGTFELLPKKEVLQLNREHEKLQTNLGGIREMGKLPDAIWVVDTVIEEIAVKEANRLKIPVIGILDTNCDPDMVQYPIPGNDDAIRSSALLTRIIADACADGLLLRASRSPDEELRVQAMQAAASAGGGLDVSEPKAEWEIELERQQAQEQATKASGGDAPAEAPAEAAPADAAPSEAAAADAPSEA